A genomic window from Silene latifolia isolate original U9 population chromosome Y, ASM4854445v1, whole genome shotgun sequence includes:
- the LOC141633534 gene encoding protein root UVB sensitive 3-like isoform X2, with the protein MMLSTQALLSAIGVGEKSATVIGATFQWFLRDLSGMLGGILFTFYQGSNLDSDAKLWRLVADLMNDLGMLMDLISPLFPSAFVFILCLGSLSRSFTGVASGATRAALTHHFALQQNAADISAKEGSQETVATMAGMAVGMFLAHVTRGHALAIWFSFLSLTMFHMYANYKAVRCLSLNSLNGERSSLLLQHFMETGQVLSAQRVSSEEHVLPLCLSLWSLEKFKSLHRSIHLGVKVSSLDHKEIMEVFHHAESYYMEAKYILLERKGKISIVVHKDSTSADVVQSYVHALVMASLMDKNTPLHFESRSWMDKHYEDFLKKLETSGWKTERLLTHSVVWKASWSVGLSDKKIGYPPSNHLD; encoded by the exons ATGATGCTATCAACTCAA GCTCTCTTGAGTGCTATTGGAGTGGGGGAAAAGTCTGCTACTGTTATTGGGGCCACTTTTCAG tggtttttaaGGGATTTATCAGGAATGCTTGGAGGCATCTTATTTACGTTCTATCAG GGCTCAAATTTGGATAGCGATGCAAAACTGTGGCGTTTAGTCGCGGATTTGATGAATGATCTTG GAATGTTGATGGATCTTATCTCTCCTCTATTTCCCTCAGCATTCGTGTTCATACTTTGCTTAGGAAGTCTCTCACGGTCATTTA CTGGTGTTGCTAGTGGAGCTACAAGAGCTGCTTTGACTCACCATTTTGCTCTCCAACAGAATGCAGCAGATATATCTGCCAAG GAAGGAAGTCAAGAGACGGTAGCGACAATGGCTGGAATGGCTGTAGGAATGTTTCTTGCTCATGTTACTAGGGGACATGCTCTTGCAATCTGGTTCTCTTTCTTGTCATTGACAATGTTTCATATGTATG CAAATTATAAGGCGGTCCGCTGTCTCTCACTGAATTCATTAAATGGAGAAAGAAGCTCTCTTCTTCTGCAGCATTTCATGGAGACTGGTCAAG TTCTTTCTGCTCAAAGGGTCTCATCAGAAGAGCATGTTTTACCCCTTTGCCTGAGTTTATGGAGTTTGGAAAAGTTCAAGTCTTTGCACAGAAGCATACATTTAGGTGTGAAGGTCTCGTCACTCGACCATAAAGAGAT AATGGAAGTCTTCCACCATGCAGAATCCTATTATATGGAAG CAAAATATATACTGCTTGAGAGAAAGGGGAAGATTAGCATTGTTGTGCATAAGGACTCAACATCTGCAGATGTCGTACAGTCCTACGTGCATGCTCTTGTAATGGCAAGTCTCATGGACAAAAACACACCGCTACATTTTGAAAGCAGATCATGGATGGATAAACATTATGAAGATTTTTTGAAAAAG CTTGAGACGTCGGGGTGGAAGACTGAAAGACTATTAACACATTCGGTGGTTTGGAAGGCAAGCTGGTCAGTTGGATTGTCAGACAAGAAGATCGGCTATCCACCTTCTAATCATTTAGATTAG
- the LOC141633534 gene encoding protein root UVB sensitive 3-like isoform X3 — translation MPETVTPSQQFVLQEWTTSSSSKLSITAIISSTPSISVTRFDSRFKLIRRQILSAFVPEGFPSSVTPDYVPFQIWDSLQGLSTYIRMMLSTQALLSAIGVGEKSATVIGATFQWFLRDLSGMLGGILFTFYQGSNLDSDAKLWRLVADLMNDLGMLMDLISPLFPSAFVFILCLGSLSRSFTGVASGATRAALTHHFALQQNAADISAKEGSQETVATMAGMAVGMFLAHVTRGHALAIWFSFLSLTMFHMYANYKAVRCLSLNSLNGERSSLLLQHFMETGQVLSAQRVSSEEHVLPLCLSLWSLEKFKSLHRSIHLGVKVSSLDHKEMNAQD, via the exons ATGCCTGAAACTGTAACACCATCTCAGCAATTTGTGTTACAAGAATGgactacttcttcttcttccaagCTTTCAATTACTGCCATTATTTCCTCCACTCCCTCCATTTCTGTTACCAG GTTTGATAGCCGTTTCAAGTTAATCAGAAGACAAATTCTCAGTGCATTTGTTCCTGAG GGGTTTCCTAGTAGTGTTACTCCTGATTACGTGCCTTTTCAAATATGGGATTCACTGCAA GGTTTATCGACTTACATCCGGATGATGCTATCAACTCAA GCTCTCTTGAGTGCTATTGGAGTGGGGGAAAAGTCTGCTACTGTTATTGGGGCCACTTTTCAG tggtttttaaGGGATTTATCAGGAATGCTTGGAGGCATCTTATTTACGTTCTATCAG GGCTCAAATTTGGATAGCGATGCAAAACTGTGGCGTTTAGTCGCGGATTTGATGAATGATCTTG GAATGTTGATGGATCTTATCTCTCCTCTATTTCCCTCAGCATTCGTGTTCATACTTTGCTTAGGAAGTCTCTCACGGTCATTTA CTGGTGTTGCTAGTGGAGCTACAAGAGCTGCTTTGACTCACCATTTTGCTCTCCAACAGAATGCAGCAGATATATCTGCCAAG GAAGGAAGTCAAGAGACGGTAGCGACAATGGCTGGAATGGCTGTAGGAATGTTTCTTGCTCATGTTACTAGGGGACATGCTCTTGCAATCTGGTTCTCTTTCTTGTCATTGACAATGTTTCATATGTATG CAAATTATAAGGCGGTCCGCTGTCTCTCACTGAATTCATTAAATGGAGAAAGAAGCTCTCTTCTTCTGCAGCATTTCATGGAGACTGGTCAAG TTCTTTCTGCTCAAAGGGTCTCATCAGAAGAGCATGTTTTACCCCTTTGCCTGAGTTTATGGAGTTTGGAAAAGTTCAAGTCTTTGCACAGAAGCATACATTTAGGTGTGAAGGTCTCGTCACTCGACCATAAAGAGAT GAATGCCCAGGATTGA
- the LOC141633534 gene encoding protein root UVB sensitive 3-like isoform X1, whose translation MPETVTPSQQFVLQEWTTSSSSKLSITAIISSTPSISVTRFDSRFKLIRRQILSAFVPEGFPSSVTPDYVPFQIWDSLQGLSTYIRMMLSTQALLSAIGVGEKSATVIGATFQWFLRDLSGMLGGILFTFYQGSNLDSDAKLWRLVADLMNDLGMLMDLISPLFPSAFVFILCLGSLSRSFTGVASGATRAALTHHFALQQNAADISAKEGSQETVATMAGMAVGMFLAHVTRGHALAIWFSFLSLTMFHMYANYKAVRCLSLNSLNGERSSLLLQHFMETGQVLSAQRVSSEEHVLPLCLSLWSLEKFKSLHRSIHLGVKVSSLDHKEIMEVFHHAESYYMEAKYILLERKGKISIVVHKDSTSADVVQSYVHALVMASLMDKNTPLHFESRSWMDKHYEDFLKKLETSGWKTERLLTHSVVWKASWSVGLSDKKIGYPPSNHLD comes from the exons ATGCCTGAAACTGTAACACCATCTCAGCAATTTGTGTTACAAGAATGgactacttcttcttcttccaagCTTTCAATTACTGCCATTATTTCCTCCACTCCCTCCATTTCTGTTACCAG GTTTGATAGCCGTTTCAAGTTAATCAGAAGACAAATTCTCAGTGCATTTGTTCCTGAG GGGTTTCCTAGTAGTGTTACTCCTGATTACGTGCCTTTTCAAATATGGGATTCACTGCAA GGTTTATCGACTTACATCCGGATGATGCTATCAACTCAA GCTCTCTTGAGTGCTATTGGAGTGGGGGAAAAGTCTGCTACTGTTATTGGGGCCACTTTTCAG tggtttttaaGGGATTTATCAGGAATGCTTGGAGGCATCTTATTTACGTTCTATCAG GGCTCAAATTTGGATAGCGATGCAAAACTGTGGCGTTTAGTCGCGGATTTGATGAATGATCTTG GAATGTTGATGGATCTTATCTCTCCTCTATTTCCCTCAGCATTCGTGTTCATACTTTGCTTAGGAAGTCTCTCACGGTCATTTA CTGGTGTTGCTAGTGGAGCTACAAGAGCTGCTTTGACTCACCATTTTGCTCTCCAACAGAATGCAGCAGATATATCTGCCAAG GAAGGAAGTCAAGAGACGGTAGCGACAATGGCTGGAATGGCTGTAGGAATGTTTCTTGCTCATGTTACTAGGGGACATGCTCTTGCAATCTGGTTCTCTTTCTTGTCATTGACAATGTTTCATATGTATG CAAATTATAAGGCGGTCCGCTGTCTCTCACTGAATTCATTAAATGGAGAAAGAAGCTCTCTTCTTCTGCAGCATTTCATGGAGACTGGTCAAG TTCTTTCTGCTCAAAGGGTCTCATCAGAAGAGCATGTTTTACCCCTTTGCCTGAGTTTATGGAGTTTGGAAAAGTTCAAGTCTTTGCACAGAAGCATACATTTAGGTGTGAAGGTCTCGTCACTCGACCATAAAGAGAT AATGGAAGTCTTCCACCATGCAGAATCCTATTATATGGAAG CAAAATATATACTGCTTGAGAGAAAGGGGAAGATTAGCATTGTTGTGCATAAGGACTCAACATCTGCAGATGTCGTACAGTCCTACGTGCATGCTCTTGTAATGGCAAGTCTCATGGACAAAAACACACCGCTACATTTTGAAAGCAGATCATGGATGGATAAACATTATGAAGATTTTTTGAAAAAG CTTGAGACGTCGGGGTGGAAGACTGAAAGACTATTAACACATTCGGTGGTTTGGAAGGCAAGCTGGTCAGTTGGATTGTCAGACAAGAAGATCGGCTATCCACCTTCTAATCATTTAGATTAG